The following is a genomic window from Amycolatopsis sp. BJA-103.
GATGCTGTGGACGACCACCTTCGCCTTCGACATGTCCGGCGTGGAACTGTTCGTGTCCCTGGTCTCCGGATGCCGCCTCGCCGCCGCGCCGGACCCGGCCCGCAGCGACGGCCGGGTGCTGCGCGAACTGGTCGAACGGTACGACGCGCGGTTCGTGCAGGCCACCCCGACCACTTGGCGGCTGGTCCTCGACCGCATGGCGGATTGCTTGCGCGGCCGCAGCGTCATCACCGGCGGCGAACCGGTTCCGGTATCGCTGGCCCGTCGCCTGCTGACCGCCGGCTGCGTGCTGCACCACGCGTACGGCCCGACCGAAACCGCGATCTGGTCGACCTCCCGTGTCATCGCCGACGACCCCGGACCGCGGCTCGACGTCGGCGGCCCGATCGCCAACACCCAGGTGCACGTCGTGGACCGGCACGACCGGGAACTGCCGGTCGGCGTCCGCGGCGAACTGTGCATTTCGGGGGCCGGAGTGGCCATCGGCTACCACGACCGCCCAGAACTGAACGCGGCCCGCTTCGGCGTGCACCCGGTGCACGGCCGCTTCTACCGCACCGGAGACCTGGCAGGCTGGCGCGCCGACGGCACCCTGGACCTCTTCGGCCGCGGCGACCGCCAGGTCAAACTGCGCGGCAACCGGATCGAACTGGGCGAGATCGAAACGACCCTGCTGGCCCACCCCGAAGTCGCCGCCGCCGCTGTCCTGGTCGTCGGCGACCCGACAGCCGATGCCGTACTCGTCGGCTGCCTGGAGCCGTCCGGGAGTGGTGTCGACCTCGACAGCGTCCGAGAGCACCTGAGCGAACGCCTCCCCGCCTCGATGACCGTCGGAGAGCTTCTGGTCTTCGAATCGATCCCGATCAACGCCAATGGGAAGGTCGATTATCCGGCGCTGGACCGCTCGCTGGCGGAACGGCCTCGCACCGCCGGCCCGGCTTCGGCACCGGGGTCGGGTTCGGTACAGATCACCGACGGGTTGATCGAGGTCTGGCGCACTGTGCTGCGCCGTGACGACGTGGACGAGGACACTGACTTCTTCGCCCACGGCGGGAATTCGATGCTGGCGGCGGTGGCGATGCAGGAGCTGCACAAGGTGAGCGGTGTGTCGGTCGGTCTCACGGAGTTCTTCGAATGCCGCACTCCGCGAGCGCTCGCGGAGCGGGTTCCGGTCATCGGGACCGCACTGGGTCGGTGACCGCGGCCCGCACCGTCGACCGCCATCCCCGCCGATCCGATGACAGACAGCGAACAGCCCCCTCGGGAAACCCGAGGGGGCTGTTCGGCGATCGACGAGGGCGCTCGGCCGGAGTGTTACTACTTTTGCTTGCGGAACGCCGCGCGGACCTGGCTGTTGCGGGTCAGCACCGCGACCCCGATCAGCGGCAGCGCGCTGATGCCCTGCATGACGGCGTACCAGGCCGGGCAGATGCCCGGGATCAGGTCCACCGCGATGATCGCGATCGGCAGGATGACGGAGACGGTGGCGAGCCGGTCGTACGGACCCCCCGCGCCGTTGGCGGCCTTGTTGACCCAGCTCAGCATCAGCGGGGCGACCAGGAGCAGGATCGCGCCCCGCACCCACATGAACGTCGTGACCTCCTGGTGCATGAAGGCGACCACCACGCAGGTGGCGAGCACGATGGCGCTGACGATGCCGAAGAAGCCGACGCACTTCTTGATCGTGTCGAACGCCTGCTTGGTGCGGGGGTCGTTGAGCGCCGCGGTGTCGATCGTGAAGTTGGCCATGTCCGGTTCCTTAAGTCTGGTGGTGCGTTCGAGGTCTTGCGATGCATTCGAAGTTACTGACCGGCCGGGCTGTCCGGTATGGGTCTGGACGTCCGGCCGAGTAGGGACAGCCACACTTCGTTCCCCGGCGGCTCCGGCTCACCGGCGCGTACGCCGTCGAGCCCGGGAAGCCTTGCTGCAGAAGTGAATAGCAGCACCCGTCGGCCGATGTCAACGACGCGGCGGCCATCCGGTGGAAAAGCATTAATGCCCGGCCGGGACCGGCCGGCGAATGCGCTCGCCGACCCGGGAAAGGGCCGGTGAACGGCGGCTTAATTCCCCGGGGAGCCCGCGCGGCGGTCCGGCCGCTCGGCCCCGGTCCGGCCCCCGCCGGGTCCTGGACGGCCCTGGGAGCCGCTCGCGCCGGGCACGGAGTCGATCACGCTTCGATCAAGAAAAGGCCAGGTCATCGGCCAGATTGGGTCATCAGGGGAGTGAGCGGCGGGAGACGAAGCGGGGAAAAACTACCCCCGGCGCGCCCTGCCCTGTCAGTCGTTGACGGGCCTGCCGGACCGTTGATATGTTCAACTGGCAGTTGAACAGGGCTGGGACCTATCGACCACTCGATAATGGGGGACATTATCAAGCACGTTCAGTCATGAAGTAGCTGGACAAACAAGCTTTGCCGGAAAAAGCGACAAAGTTCCGATTTTCCGCGACGGTGCGGCAGACCGTCGGGGAGTTCGCGGACCCGCAATCATGAGTCGTCTGCGGGCACGGTCGAGCCGGGCGGTCTGGGGAAACACGATCCCGCCCGGGTGGGGCGTTCCCGTATGTCCTCTCCCGCTGGAAACACCGCCGCGGGGGAGGTTTGAGGAGTAAGTCGAATGTGGCGTGACCGAGCCTCTGCGATGAAGGACCCCTTCGCGGCACGGTTCTGGACCGGTCAGCGGGCGCCAAATCGTTCCGCAAGTGTCCACGGGGGCACGCTCTGACGGCTGAATGTCTGGTTGATGGCTGGATGTGTGGTTATGAGGGGGGTCGTGAGTGGTAAAGAGGGTTAGAACGCGCATTGCCACTCACGACCCCGCTTGCAAAGCGTTCAAATGGGCATCAATCAGACATTTGCTCGCTCGCAGGTGTCCTCTGTGGACTGTCGGGATGAGGCCGGCTCTTGTCGGACGACCAGATCCGCGACGCTGAAGGCTCGGCGCGACCCGCCCGCGAACACGACACGTTTGCCCTCCTCCTCAATAACCGCCGGGGAGCAGGCAGGCGAGAAAGAGGCGAGACGATCCGGAGCCGAGTGCGGCGCCGGGTCTCTCGGGATCGCGAGAACCGAGGCCGGACGGCCGCGGGGAATCCGGGCGATCGGCGCCCGTTCCCCCGGCGCGCCATGCCCTTTTCTCGCGCTCACACTCTCCACTCAGGACATTCAGCGACGCTGGCGAACCGACGAGGAAAGACAAGAGGCGGCTGGCCCGATGAAGCGAGATCCACCGGCGGGTCGTCGTGGTGCTCCGCGCCTCGGCGGCACGGACGGAGCAGCGCGTCGGTTTCGGTGTGGTGGAACAACTCCTGCTCGGCCTGCCGACCGGGAGATCAGCGCGAAACTGTTCATCACCGTCAGCACAGTTGAACAGCACCTCACCCGCATCTACCGGAAACTCCAGGTGCGCCGCAGGGTGGAGCTGTCAGGACGGCTCCGGATGGCCGATTGTGTCGGCGATGCAAGCTGATCCGGCCGCGACAGTGTGTAATATCCGCCCGGACATCGCGGGCGGGCCGGCGAACGCCCGAAATGTGACGGTATTGCCGGGAAGTGCGAATGTCCAGTTCGGCCGTGGGGTTCTGAGCCGGAGCGGGGGTTCGCCCAAGAATTCTGGGGTCGTTGATGAATGCATTACGCAGGTTTTTGCACGGCCGCGCCAAGCGGGTGGTGACGGTGGCCTGCGCCGCTGTGCTGCTGCCCGGCGCGGCCGCCTACGCGGTGACCGAAAGCGGATCTCCCGGTGGGCCGCGGTCCTCCTTCGGCCCGGAGCGCGCGCGGGCGCTGGTGGCGGAGATGACCCTGGACGAGAAGCTGTCGTTCGTCTCCGGGACGGCGGACCCGAATTCGGTCGGGGAGGCCGGGTTCATGCCCGGCGTGCCACGGCTGCAGATCCCGCCGCTGCGGATCACCGACGGGCCGGCGGGCGTCCGGATCGGCAAACCCGCCACCGCGCTGCCCGTTCCGGTGGCGCTGGCGTCCTCGTTCAACGACGGACTGGCCAAACAGTACGGTTCGGTGCTGGGCGCCGACGCCCGCGCGCTCGGCGCCGACGTGGTGCTCGGCCCGATGATGAACGCGATCCGGGTGCCGCTCGGCGGGCGCAATTTCGAGACCTTCAGCGAGGACCCACTGGTCACGTCGCACATCGCGGCGGCGGAGGTCTCCGGCATCCAGTCGCGCGGCGCGATGGCCTCGGTCAAGCACTTCGCGGGCAACAACCAGGAGCAGGACCGCTACAGCGTCGACGCCAGGATCGACGACCAGGCCC
Proteins encoded in this region:
- a CDS encoding non-ribosomal peptide synthetase — translated: MDTTRAWQGEELACVAPASGEPAAAARIEYRLCAETVRAVRAQAESLGIPEFEVLLGAFAVLLETHGAGRDLFLGNVHRRLLVDPLWTVRELLVQQGENPADSSRRARYAFSRDLGADDGVELEIAVDGDLVSARYQSELLPEEQVRLLLARYETVLSAVAEDPERRVGDLPWWSAKDHEIISAANDTARPVEPASVLEAVHTRAVRAPETSAVGEGDRFVDYGQLWHAAVAQCAVLREAGIGPGDRVAISLPRGPELVTAVLGTWLAGAAYVPLDAAHPEDRIRYQLADSGAKILIAAGNMGQFATSDLAVLSASPAEDALPADHSAPPSPDPASCAYLIYTSGSTGRPKGTLITHGALANVASHFARQLDAGPADTMLWTTTFAFDMSGVELFVSLVSGCRLAAAPDPARSDGRVLRELVERYDARFVQATPTTWRLVLDRMADCLRGRSVITGGEPVPVSLARRLLTAGCVLHHAYGPTETAIWSTSRVIADDPGPRLDVGGPIANTQVHVVDRHDRELPVGVRGELCISGAGVAIGYHDRPELNAARFGVHPVHGRFYRTGDLAGWRADGTLDLFGRGDRQVKLRGNRIELGEIETTLLAHPEVAAAAVLVVGDPTADAVLVGCLEPSGSGVDLDSVREHLSERLPASMTVGELLVFESIPINANGKVDYPALDRSLAERPRTAGPASAPGSGSVQITDGLIEVWRTVLRRDDVDEDTDFFAHGGNSMLAAVAMQELHKVSGVSVGLTEFFECRTPRALAERVPVIGTALGR
- a CDS encoding helix-turn-helix domain-containing protein, encoding MKRDPPAGRRGAPRLGGTDGAARRFRCGGTTPARPADREISAKLFITVSTVEQHLTRIYRKLQVRRRVELSGRLRMADCVGDAS